The genomic stretch CGGCACGATTGAAGTACACGATCCTAACATAGTTTCAAATTCAGTCAACGACGTGATCGCTAAAGGGCTTGAACTGCCCGGCATCGAGCACAAGCTTCCTCACGGACGCGACGGCGCCAATGACCCCGACGGCAGTAAACACGAAGACGATCACCACATTGGCAACGTACACCAGGGATCTCCTAGGCGGTGCCAGCGCCACGTTGTACATGACGACGGGGAGCACAAAGTCGAGCGGGATGAACCCGACGGCACCGACCACGCCGACGATGTCGCCGAAGaacggcagcgccgccgccacgaaCGCGCATGCCGCCACGTACCCGGTCCGCAGCGCCACGCGCGGCACCAGGTTCCGCCGCGAGAACCTCCCGTGCGCCGCGTCCGCCGACCGCTTCTCCATGATCTCGTACGCCACCTGCGAGTACACCAGCGCGATGGCCAGTAGCTGGAGGAGGACGAGCACCACCGAGAGGCCAAGCAGCCACGTCGGCGCCAGCGCGGGACCCTCGTCTGGCATCAGGCTCTGCAGGGCGTTGGACTGCACCGCGTTGCCGAAGGCCCAGTAGCCGGAGATGGCCGACAGGTAGAATGTGAAGAAGACCACGGCGTAGCACATCGTCAGCGCCTTCACCATCTTCCCAGCCGCCGGTGGCGCCAGCGTGGCCTGGATCTCCGGTAGGATGCCGTTGCCGAACACGGTGGCCAGGATGGAGATGGAGAGGAATGCGTCgaaggtcttcacggagttggacGGACTCAACGAGTAATCCTTCACAGGAGCATTGCTCGACATACCTATCAAAATTCAAGAGCTGAGATTGACATGATTTCTATACCTATCAAAAATCAAGAGCTGAGATTGACATGATTTCTCTTTATGTGTTCAACATACCTATAAAAGATATTTCTCTTTATGTGTTCTTAACTTCTTATGAAACATCAACTACAACGTATGCGTGTGAACATGTAGACATGCTCCCTCCCTTCCACAAAAGAAGGTGTACACATTTTGCAAGTAGTTGGACATTGTAAAGTTTGCCCAAATTTTTAGACAAAACTAACAACCTCTACAATGTCAATCAATCTTAGTAGATACTGTACATCATTAAGTATATTTCATTGTACGTCGTGGAGTAtaatttttgacaattttttcaataaacttgatcaaactcTATATTATTTTAACTTTGAAAGAAAATTCTACATCTCGTTTTCAGAAATGAAGGTAGTATGTGATCttcaatagatttcttcttctgaCCATCTCTTTAAGAAACATACATGATCATTCAGAGTTTGTGTGTACCTGCCCGGATGCAAGCGCCGGAGACGAGAATGGTGTAGCCAAAGCAGAGGAGCAGGGAGCCTAGGTTTATGTAGCGCAGCGAGTGGAACGACGGCATCTGCGAGAACAGAGCCAGTACGACGGCCACGATCATGATGAAATGGTACAGCTTCAACGGGCCAACTGGCGTCAGGCTCGTGTACATAATCTGGGAAAGGAAAATCACTTAAATTAGACGTGCTTATTAAGCTAGGGAAAACATTTATTCCCATCTATACATCATTTTCTTTCAGTTTTTTTGGCACGGTTGGTTTGTCCATGACATCAGGGCGCAAGTTCAGTTTTGGACTCTTGGTTGCACGTCCCATGTTTGGGGATTGCAGGAGGGTGCGAAATAAAGTTCATAGGAGCTCGGTTTTAAGTAAATTTACATATGAGTTTCTGAAAATCAAACCATGTGTGGTTAAGTATATATGTGTGTACCTGTAGACAGTTGCCGGCGATGAGGATGCTGCCGATGGTGATCCCGGCGTTGATTATAGTCTGCACGGTGACAACCAGGTAGAACACCCACCCAGATCCTACCAAGATACACAGTATACAATCTTAATCACCGCGGATTAACCATGCTGCTAATTAATCGGCACATATATTAATTAGTACTACACGACAGTTATGGTATGTACATACCGAGCACATCGGCGGCGAGCTCCCGGAATCGGatgtggcggcggccggcggcctcgcAGTGGTCGAGCACCCTGGACATGAGGTAGTAGGTGTAGAAGgtcacggcggcgacggcggtgagCGCCGTGAGGCCCACGCCCCAGCCCATGCCCCGGAGCGCGTACGGCAGCGTCAGCACCGTCGGCCCGACCATGGCCGTCGTGAGGTGGAACCCCGCGTGCCACCACGTCCCCTTGGACTCCAGCACGAACGCCGCCCCGGCGTCGCCCGCCtccgcagcagccgccgccgccgccttgtggTCGCCGGCATAGGAGCAGGAGCCGGCGTAGGAAGAGGTGGGCGTGCCGTGCCCACTCGCCGGCGAGACGAGGAACGGGGTCAATCCGGTGTGGGTGTGGCCGGCCATGGGATCGATTCTTGGTTCCTGGTCGATCAGCTTTGCACCATGCGTATATGTATGGAGTGCAATTAAGAGCGCGATTAATGGCTGCCAGGGATCTGGGAGGTGGAGATCATGTCAGATTATCCTGTATTCTTGCCGGATCGCAATCTATACATATTCCAGCTAGGCTGGATGATCAACGGAGGCTTTGACCTTGCAGCAAGCTTGGCAAACTACAGCAGATCCAGCACTAGATACCAACCGTCTGATAAAAGTCAACACGCCGAAGCTTGTTCTTTCTTTTCACCAGATACACTACTCCTGGCTGCGGGGCTGTGTGCCACACAAGCTCAGCTGATGTCATCTGCTTATCTTTTCCTTGTTTTTTTCCTGGCTAGTTAAAATTTTCATTTGACGTACTGGCGTATGTATAACTAGCTCTATTTTGGACATATTCATTTTGGCTCACGGGTGCATTTGAACCCACTATGTGGAAACACATTTTAAagtattaaaaaattctgaaataaatttGTGCATTTATATCTAGCATTGTATGTTGGCACACAAGTTTTcggaaaaaaaacattttttgcgtcccatgtaaaaaagataaattttaatGTTCAAAACATGACTATTCACAggacatttttttaaattttttatatagaccacataaAATGTTCGTTTTCTCGGAAAACTTGTGTGCGAATATAGGCTGTCCATAAGTACACGTGAAATTttatctgatttttttaatttttttaatattatTTTTCTGCATTTTATATAATAGGTTCATACGCAcctatgtgccaaaacaccacctccTCTATTTTGCTACTATGTGTTTGTACGATAGGTGTTCTTACTCTTGTGTGCATCCTAAATAATACACAAAGATTGGGTATAATTGTTTTATATCATCCTGATGTAAGCTTTTGATTTAACAAAATGTCTCTTATAAAAAAAGGACATTGGCTGCGAAAACTGCCTTTGGCACATAAGTACCAGTGCTCATGGTTctttaaaatcatattttttggattTCAAAACAACTGAAATTAAATACCTAgatacatataaacattccgaAGTTACGGTAGtaattttggagaaaaatatgttatattttgagctatacaaaaaagacaaatttttgacaAATATATGCCACAAATTTTGTTTCCTGTAGCTTAAAATACAATGTAATTTCTACCGAAACTTCGCACGAGTATTCAGAACATGtatatgtattcatggaataaatgtgatgattttttgatACGtagatataatttttttaaatattttaaaaactagGAGCGCTGGTGCTCATTTAAATGTGCACCAAATCCGCTTCCCATTGGCTAGCTCCTCATTGTACTAGTACAATCTTACTAGTAAAAAATTGTATTAACGACTATAAAAATGTCCTAAATGATAAAAACCTACAACGAACGCTTCTTGTCTCCTGTAGTTGATCCAAGAGTGGACCGAGCCACGTGTTAAGGACAATGAAGGGTTTGTATAAACTGTGGAGTGCTTGGATTCATCATTTCTTCAAGGGAGGTAGTGCGGCCATTAAAGTTGATAATAACGTTGATCATTACTTGCAAACGAAAAAGAATTAAAGAAAGACGACCTACTATCACCAATGTTCATTAAAATTGTGGCAGAATGTTAGCATTACGATTGAACGCGTAAAAATAATTGGCCAAATTGAGGGGTAGTTCTACACCTAGTGAATGGTTGACATCTATCTTTTAATATGCTACTGGTACTTTTTTATGCTCACGTCCTCAAAAAGGACGAGAGCTTGAAGTTGATACTATCAACGTTTCACTAACACTCTTATATTAAAATTGCTTTACATCAGAGTGAATGTTTCTAAGCCCAAGATGCGGCCATCCAGTACGTTGAATTATTTGGATGTGATCAGAGCCAGTTTCAACTATCGGAGACTAACAAAagaacacgttgaggaaggcattgAGAAAAAGTTAAGTGGATAGAAGGAAAATCTACTATTGATTATCATTAATTCAGCACTAAACAACATGGTTATGATATGATCCTTTCAGCTGTCAAAAGGAGTCACTCATAGATTGGATTACTTTGGATCACCGTTCTATTGGCAAGGCTATAGCAATACATACAAGAAACACCGATGGTGTAAATGGAATGTGGTTCCCGTCGGAAAGATCAGATGCTCTTGGTATCCACGAGCTTTAAGTAAAAAACACACCCCCTTCTTGGTAATGCCATTGtattttttcatcatgacgagatCAACAACCATTTATTCTTCCAATACAAGGTTGAAGAATTCTGCCAACATGGAGTATATTTCAAATACCACCTATGTTGAGTAAAATCTATATTTTGTGAAACATGGTACTTACGCGGGCGCTCACAAATACGTGCGTACACTCAACCATATGAAGGGACACCATATCCCTATGAATCTCTCCAAGAGATTGGGACTGAAAGAAGGATCCAACGGGTCTTGAGATTGGCGAAATCAAAACAATCGCCTCTCTAATGTCGCCCCAATGAAAAAATATTCGCTTTTATGAGACATTAAAGCGCTAAAGCTAGGATTTGATCTGTGATGTTGACAATCTAACCACGAATTGCATAACTTGGAGCTGACTACTAGAAGAAATATTGGATGAATATTTCtaacaaaaaaaaatgtaatATATGGGCCGGTGTGGTAGAAGCAAGAAATGGATTCAGTTGAAGGCATGGTCGCTGAAGAGCTTGAACCGCCCGGCGTTGAGCACAAGTTTCCGAACGGAGGCGATGGCGCCAATGACCCCGACGCCGGTGAACACAACCATGATCACAAAATTGGTTATGTACACCAGCGACCTCCTAGGTGGAGACACGGCCATGTTGTACATGACGACGGGAATCACGAAGTCGAGCGGGATGAACCCCACAGACCCAATCACGCCCACAATGGCACCGAAGaacggcagcgccgccgccacaaACGCGCAGAACGCCACATAGATGGTCCTCAGTGCCAACCTTGGCATGAGGTTCCGCTGTGAGAACCTCCCTTGCGTCGGGTCtgccagcatcttctccatcaccTCATACGCCACTTGCGCGTACAACAACGCGATGgcgaggagctggaggaggacgaGCACAACGGCAAGGCCGAGAAGCCATGTCGGTGCTAGCGAGGGCCCCGTCTCGAGCATCAAGCTCTGCATGGCGTTGGACCGCACCGTCTTGCCAAAGGCCCAGTAGCCGGTGATGGCCGGTAGGTAGAAGGTGAAGGACGCTACCGAGTAGCAGATCACAAGCGCCTTCGCCATCTTCCCGGCGGCCGGTGGCGCTAGCGTGGCTTGgatctccggcaggatgccgttGCCATACGCGGCAGCTAGGATGGCGACGGAGAGGAAGGCGTCAAATGTTTTCTCCGACTTGGAAGTGCTCAGCGAGTAATCCTTCGTCGGAGCATTGCTCGAGAGACCTATCATGTAGAGATTGACACGCACTTTTCATATCAGATTATGTTCAGAAACACCAAATACAACCTCAGTTCTAAAATGTATGTTCAGAAAGCTAAATTAGATTTTTTTAAAGGTTTGCATTTCGGAATGGATGTAGTGAAACATAGACATGAATTCATGATTTGTGTGAGTGCATTACCTGCCCGAATGCAGGCGGCGGAAAGGAGGATGGTGTAGCCCAAGCTAAGGAGCAGCGAGCCGAGGTTGATGTAGCGGAGAGAGTGAAATGACGGCATTTGGGATAGTAAAGCCAACACGACGGCGATAAGAAGGATGAAATGGTACAGTTTCAAAGGGCCATCAGTTCTCAAGCTCGAATACAGAATCTGCACGCATTATTCATATGTCAGACAAATATTTTGACAAAATTAGGAAAAATAGCCTTTAAGCAGGTAAATAACCATGTAAAAATTGTAACCAATGCAATAAACACCAAATTTCAGACCATGAAAAAAATACCAGTGGGAGCACAATTTTGCAGTAAGAAAACATAATACTATATTATCCAATGCAGATTTATGTGCACGAATAATACTATACTATCTACTTAATCAACTTTCCTAGAAAAAACTACTCAATCACCTCGACACAGTTGGCGGCGAGCAAGATGCTGCCAATGGTTGTTCCGGTGTTGATTGCAGTCTGCACGGCCACCACCAGGTAGAACGCCCATCCAGATCCTGCAGAAAAACATGCCGCTCATCTGTTAGTTAGTTCATGCACTTACCATTTGGGTACACAAACTCTCCTTATTTTTTAAACTTGACTTCGATCATCAATTTGACTGCAAAATGTGTACTGTGAACTATTGAAAGAAATTCCGAACGCTATATTTTCGTCTGTCAAATCCAATCGCAGGAGATTGGCATATCACTGATGTTCATGCAGTATAAAATAATCATTCATATAGTAGAAAATAATTGTTAATAAGATTGAAaaaaatgttcataagagaaaatTGTCCGCACAGTCCAAAATAGGAAAAGTTGTGTCTAAGCTGGGACTCACCTACATCTCCACACTATTTGGAGCTTCACTTTTTTTGTTTCTCTCAAACTATAAAGTATACAGTTACAGTATGTAATAAGAAtattttacataaaaaataaTTTAATATATTTATATGGTAATAAAAAATCCGAACTATTTCTGCACATTTCAGTTTAAATGTTTTGGTGATCTGCAAAGCTTCAAGTTCTTATATATTTTCTATTTACGAGAAGTTGCTACAATAGATAAGGGTGTACGTGTAGGCATGGGTTTCATTTTCGCTGAGATTTCAACTCGTAATGCACTGAATTCCAGTAATTTCGGTGGACACCGAAATAATTACCTTTCGGCCAAAATATTTCAGTCATTTCAGTAATACACATGGCCAAAATATTTCAGTCATTTCAGTAATACACATGGatctaaaaaatattcaaaatattttgaaatttctGAATATTTTAATTAATTTTGATAGAAAATTTTACTCTTTTGGCCGAAATGAAAACCGAAATCAGTGAAATTCACTGAAATTTTTCAGTGATTTATTAGGGTTGAAATTTTTTCCGAAACTGAAATTTGAAGCCATGCGTGTAGGCGAGTGCATGCTCAGAAATCACACAAGTATGGCGATGAAGCAACTATGTAGCATGTGTTGTCTTACCAAAGATGTCGGCGGCGAGGTCTCGGAATCGGATGTGGCGACGGCCGGCGGCCTCGCAGTGGTCTAGCACCCTGGACATGATGTAGTAGGTATAGAAGGAGATGGCTCCAAGGGCGGTGAGCACCCCGAGCCCCAGCCCCCAGCCGATGCCCCGGAACGCGTACGGCAGCGACAGCACCGCCGGCCCCACCATGGCCGTCGTGAGGTGGAAGCCCGCGTGCCACCACGTCCCCTTCGACTCCAGCACGAACGCTGACCCTGCGTCCGCCTCCGGCTTGCCGTCGACGGcgccgggcgcgcggcggcgtgtCGCGGCTTCAtcggcgacggcgccggaggCCATGGACGAAAGGGAGAAGGAGGCGCGGTGGCCCG from Lolium rigidum isolate FL_2022 chromosome 4, APGP_CSIRO_Lrig_0.1, whole genome shotgun sequence encodes the following:
- the LOC124648159 gene encoding probable GABA transporter 2, producing MAGHTHTGLTPFLVSPASGHGTPTSSYAGSCSYAGDHKAAAAAAAEAGDAGAAFVLESKGTWWHAGFHLTTAMVGPTVLTLPYALRGMGWGVGLTALTAVAAVTFYTYYLMSRVLDHCEAAGRRHIRFRELAADVLGSGWVFYLVVTVQTIINAGITIGSILIAGNCLQIMYTSLTPVGPLKLYHFIMIVAVVLALFSQMPSFHSLRYINLGSLLLCFGYTILVSGACIRAGMSSNAPVKDYSLSPSNSVKTFDAFLSISILATVFGNGILPEIQATLAPPAAGKMVKALTMCYAVVFFTFYLSAISGYWAFGNAVQSNALQSLMPDEGPALAPTWLLGLSVVLVLLQLLAIALVYSQVAYEIMEKRSADAAHGRFSRRNLVPRVALRTGYVAACAFVAAALPFFGDIVGVVGAVGFIPLDFVLPVVMYNVALAPPRRSLVYVANVVIVFVFTAVGVIGAVASVRKLVLDAGQFKPFSDHVVD
- the LOC124648160 gene encoding probable GABA transporter 2 is translated as MADNSGGNPFLVSPSTGHRASFSLSSMASGAVADEAATRRRAPGAVDGKPEADAGSAFVLESKGTWWHAGFHLTTAMVGPAVLSLPYAFRGIGWGLGLGVLTALGAISFYTYYIMSRVLDHCEAAGRRHIRFRDLAADIFGSGWAFYLVVAVQTAINTGTTIGSILLAANCVEILYSSLRTDGPLKLYHFILLIAVVLALLSQMPSFHSLRYINLGSLLLSLGYTILLSAACIRAGLSSNAPTKDYSLSTSKSEKTFDAFLSVAILAAAYGNGILPEIQATLAPPAAGKMAKALVICYSVASFTFYLPAITGYWAFGKTVRSNAMQSLMLETGPSLAPTWLLGLAVVLVLLQLLAIALLYAQVAYEVMEKMLADPTQGRFSQRNLMPRLALRTIYVAFCAFVAAALPFFGAIVGVIGSVGFIPLDFVIPVVMYNMAVSPPRRSLVYITNFVIMVVFTGVGVIGAIASVRKLVLNAGRFKLFSDHAFN